In Synechococcus sp. Nb3U1, one DNA window encodes the following:
- the thrS gene encoding threonine--tRNA ligase: protein MSQSPEVAQNGTLKLLRTHESPKLERIRHTTSHVMAMAVQKLFPKAQVTIGPATDYGFYYDFDNPAPFTPEDLNRIKKEMQAIIKKGLPVIREEVSREEAKRRIQALGEPYKLEILDSIPEGEPISLYHLGEEWWDLCAGPHVESTKDLNPKAFDLLSVAGAYWRGDETKAQLQRIYGTAWETPEELKEYKRRLEEAKLRDHRKLGKELGLFLFADEVGPGLPLWTPKGTLLRSTLEDFLKQEQIKRGYLPVVTPHIARVDLFKISGHWQKYREDMFPMMAEDDKARAAEQGFVMKPMNCPFHIQIYKSELRSYRDLPLRYAEFGTVYRYEQSGELGGLTRVRGFTVDDSHLFVRPDQLDEEFLKVVDLILVVFEKLQLKDFRARLSFRDPNSDKYLGSAEDWDKAENAIRRAVEQLSMPHFEGIGEAAFYGPKLDFIFRDALDREWQLGTVQVDYQNPQRFDLQYVAEDGSRQRPVMIHRAPFGSLERLVGILIEEYAGDFPFWLAPEQVRILPVSDQYLGYATQVRDYLREHGIRVHIDADSDRLPKKIRNAEKAKIPFMLIVGEQEQAAGTVSVRQRHGDEGGSPTLAELAAQLQQLNSGMTA from the coding sequence ATGTCTCAGTCACCCGAAGTCGCCCAAAACGGTACCCTCAAGCTGCTGCGTACTCACGAATCTCCCAAGCTGGAGCGCATCCGTCATACCACTTCCCATGTCATGGCGATGGCGGTACAAAAGCTGTTTCCCAAGGCTCAGGTGACCATCGGCCCTGCCACCGACTACGGCTTTTACTACGATTTCGACAATCCGGCTCCCTTTACCCCCGAGGATCTCAACCGCATTAAAAAAGAGATGCAGGCGATCATCAAAAAGGGCTTGCCCGTGATCCGGGAAGAGGTTAGCCGCGAGGAGGCCAAACGGCGCATCCAAGCCTTGGGAGAACCCTACAAGCTGGAGATCCTAGACAGCATTCCCGAGGGGGAACCCATCAGCCTTTATCACCTGGGGGAAGAATGGTGGGATCTCTGCGCTGGCCCCCATGTAGAGAGCACTAAAGATCTCAATCCCAAGGCCTTTGATCTGCTTAGTGTGGCGGGGGCCTATTGGCGGGGGGATGAAACCAAGGCCCAGTTGCAACGGATCTACGGCACCGCCTGGGAAACCCCGGAAGAACTCAAGGAATACAAACGCCGCCTAGAGGAAGCCAAACTGCGGGATCACCGCAAACTGGGCAAAGAATTGGGCTTGTTTTTGTTTGCTGATGAAGTAGGGCCGGGGCTACCTCTGTGGACACCGAAAGGAACCCTCCTGCGCTCTACTCTGGAGGATTTTCTCAAGCAAGAGCAAATCAAGCGGGGCTATTTACCTGTCGTCACCCCCCATATTGCGCGGGTAGATTTGTTCAAAATCTCCGGCCACTGGCAAAAATATCGAGAAGATATGTTCCCGATGATGGCGGAGGATGACAAGGCACGGGCGGCGGAGCAGGGCTTTGTCATGAAGCCCATGAATTGTCCCTTTCATATCCAAATCTACAAATCGGAGCTGAGATCCTATCGGGATCTGCCCCTGCGCTACGCGGAATTTGGCACGGTTTATCGCTATGAGCAATCCGGGGAATTAGGGGGCCTGACGCGGGTACGGGGCTTTACGGTGGATGACTCCCATTTGTTCGTCCGTCCCGACCAATTGGATGAGGAATTCCTCAAGGTGGTGGATCTGATCTTGGTGGTCTTTGAGAAGCTGCAACTGAAGGATTTTCGTGCTCGTTTGAGCTTCCGGGATCCCAACTCCGACAAATATCTCGGCTCTGCCGAAGATTGGGATAAGGCAGAAAACGCCATTCGTCGCGCCGTCGAGCAACTTTCCATGCCCCACTTTGAGGGGATCGGGGAGGCGGCTTTTTATGGGCCGAAGCTGGACTTTATCTTCCGCGATGCTTTGGATCGGGAGTGGCAGCTGGGCACGGTTCAGGTGGATTACCAAAACCCCCAACGATTTGATCTGCAATACGTAGCCGAGGATGGATCCCGGCAACGGCCGGTGATGATCCACCGTGCCCCGTTCGGCTCGTTGGAGCGTTTGGTCGGGATCCTGATCGAGGAATATGCTGGGGATTTCCCCTTTTGGCTGGCCCCAGAACAGGTGCGGATTTTGCCGGTTTCCGATCAGTATCTGGGCTACGCCACCCAGGTGCGGGATTACCTGCGGGAACACGGGATCCGCGTCCACATCGACGCCGATAGCGACCGCCTGCCCAAGAAGATCCGCAATGCGGAAAAGGCCAAGATCCCCTTCATGTTAATCGTGGGAGAACAGGAACAGGCGGCGGGAACCGTGAGTGTACGGCAACGGCACGGGGATGAGGGTGGATCCCCAACCCTGGCAGAGCTAGCGGCTCAATTGCAGCAGCTCAACTCCGGGATGACGGCCTAG
- a CDS encoding ABC transporter ATP-binding protein → MNISDSSSAEGSHSSAIALQLQGITKRYPLVLANDHIDLDVRWGEILALMGENGAGKSTLMKIVYGLVSPDEGAIYVDGQPVRIHSPTDAIRLGIGMVHQHFMLVDPLTVVENVILGAEPGNRLRVDFRQARAQVAQMIAEMGFDLDPDARVEDLPVGLQQRVEILKTIYRKARILILDEPTAVLTPQEASELFAFLRRFTQQGGAVIFISHKLNEVMQISDRITVIRDGKVVATVPTAETHTQELARLMVGREVSLTVEKDACEPATVLLDVQDVWVEIPGRKPAVAGVSFQVRSGEIVGIAGVEGNGQTELVEAITGLRSYRGQIRYGSSALSPSARQVRYWGLSHIPEDRNVRGLVLDFPTRDNLILGDHHQKPYTGWLGFFNEDSINQHAEQVVNTFDVRPRSISLTARRYSGGNAQKIIVGRELSCGPRVLVAAQPTRGVDVGAIEAIHRRIVQARDQGMAVLLVSADLNEVIGLADRILVIHEGRIAGELSPAEATEEQLGLLMGGIQASPAPQSPSST, encoded by the coding sequence ATGAATATCTCCGATAGCTCCTCTGCCGAGGGATCCCACTCCAGCGCAATCGCCCTTCAACTGCAAGGGATCACCAAACGGTATCCGCTGGTGCTAGCCAACGATCACATCGATTTGGACGTGCGCTGGGGAGAAATCCTGGCTTTGATGGGGGAGAACGGGGCGGGCAAATCCACCCTAATGAAGATCGTCTATGGCTTGGTCAGTCCGGATGAGGGAGCCATTTATGTGGATGGGCAACCGGTGCGCATCCACAGCCCCACAGACGCGATTCGGTTGGGGATCGGCATGGTGCATCAGCATTTTATGTTGGTGGATCCCTTGACGGTGGTGGAAAACGTTATCCTTGGGGCCGAACCAGGCAACCGGCTCCGGGTGGACTTTCGTCAGGCACGGGCACAAGTGGCACAGATGATCGCCGAGATGGGCTTTGATCTGGATCCAGATGCACGGGTGGAAGATCTGCCGGTGGGGTTGCAACAGCGGGTGGAGATCCTCAAAACCATCTACCGTAAGGCCCGCATTTTAATCTTGGACGAGCCCACTGCCGTTTTAACCCCCCAAGAAGCCAGTGAACTGTTCGCCTTTTTGCGCCGTTTTACTCAGCAAGGTGGGGCCGTGATTTTCATCAGCCACAAGCTGAACGAGGTGATGCAAATCTCGGATCGCATTACCGTGATTCGGGACGGCAAGGTGGTCGCGACGGTGCCCACGGCCGAAACCCACACCCAGGAGCTGGCGCGATTGATGGTGGGGCGGGAGGTGAGCCTGACGGTGGAGAAAGATGCTTGTGAGCCAGCGACAGTGTTGTTGGATGTGCAGGATGTGTGGGTGGAGATACCGGGGCGGAAACCGGCGGTGGCGGGGGTGAGTTTTCAGGTGCGTTCCGGTGAGATCGTCGGCATTGCCGGGGTAGAGGGAAACGGGCAAACAGAGTTGGTGGAGGCAATCACCGGCCTGAGAAGCTATCGGGGCCAAATTCGCTATGGATCAAGTGCTCTTTCCCCTTCTGCGCGGCAAGTACGCTACTGGGGCCTAAGTCATATCCCCGAGGATCGCAATGTGCGGGGGTTGGTCTTGGATTTTCCGACACGAGACAACCTGATTCTGGGGGATCATCACCAAAAGCCCTACACCGGCTGGCTGGGATTTTTTAACGAGGATTCCATTAATCAACATGCCGAACAGGTGGTGAATACCTTCGATGTACGCCCGCGTAGCATTTCCCTGACGGCACGGCGCTACTCTGGCGGCAATGCCCAAAAAATCATCGTCGGGCGAGAGCTCTCCTGCGGGCCAAGGGTGCTAGTAGCGGCCCAGCCAACGCGGGGGGTGGATGTGGGGGCGATCGAGGCCATTCATCGGCGCATTGTACAGGCACGGGATCAGGGCATGGCGGTGTTGCTGGTATCGGCGGATTTGAATGAGGTCATCGGCTTGGCGGATCGCATCTTGGTGATTCACGAGGGTCGCATTGCCGGAGAGCTTTCCCCTGCGGAGGCTACCGAGGAACAGCTGGGCCTGCTCATGGGCGGGATCCAGGCCTCCCCCGCACCCCAGTCACCCAGCAGCACCTAA
- a CDS encoding Nif11-like leader peptide family natural product precursor has protein sequence MQGKPDMSLQAVRDFLNRVVEDEQLLKDLTLALEAEDDRAAVAHLASKRGFHFSPEELWTEVQNLQAEYVRQADAAVAALSDEELEGVGGRSGGGDAAVVIGSKAWWGDDYGC, from the coding sequence ATGCAGGGCAAGCCAGACATGAGTCTACAAGCGGTTCGAGACTTCTTGAATAGGGTGGTCGAGGATGAGCAGTTGCTTAAGGATCTGACCTTGGCCCTCGAAGCGGAGGATGATCGGGCGGCTGTAGCCCATTTGGCCAGCAAACGGGGGTTTCACTTTTCCCCAGAAGAGCTGTGGACAGAAGTACAGAACCTGCAGGCGGAGTATGTGCGACAGGCCGATGCCGCTGTGGCGGCTCTCAGCGATGAGGAATTGGAGGGGGTGGGCGGGCGGAGCGGCGGCGGTGATGCCGCTGTTGTTATCGGGAGTAAGGCTTGGTGGGGCGACGATTATGGCTGCTAA
- the malQ gene encoding 4-alpha-glucanotransferase, translating into MDMGRLSGILLHPTSLPGPFGIGDLGPAAYRFVDFLVESGQRLWQVLPLGPTGWGNSPYMSFSAIAGNPLLLSPELLVQAGWLEPDSWQDLPQWPTIQSGFVGRVDYETVIPFKLALLHRAWRRFNEKATSADWEAFQAFCAAEADWLPDYALFMALKDVYEGQEWTKWDPALVKRDPLALQDARDRYADAITEQMFWQYLFAQQWGSLKAYAHQHQVQLMGDLPIYVAPNSADVWANRELFHLDEQGQPLLVAGVPPDYFSATGQRWGNPLYNWEALKAQGYDWWIRRMRAILNQVDCVRIDHFRGFESYWAIPGDAETAVEGEWQKGPGADFFRVLAERLGDIPVIAEDLGEITPEVLQLRDQFGLPGMKILLFAFGSGPDNPYLPHGYERNFVVYTGTHDNNTAVGWFYDPERSDWEKQNVLRYLGCQGSDGIHWDLIRLALSSVADLAIIPLQDVMGLGADSRMNFPGTAENNWAWRYSEEMLQEDLIHRLAAMSVTYGRISPQELDHRRETLAQERAALGSVSDPA; encoded by the coding sequence ATGGACATGGGCAGACTTAGTGGGATCCTCCTGCACCCCACCTCGCTACCGGGGCCGTTTGGAATTGGAGACTTGGGGCCCGCCGCCTACCGCTTTGTGGATTTTTTGGTGGAAAGTGGCCAGCGCCTCTGGCAGGTGCTCCCCTTAGGGCCAACCGGATGGGGCAACTCCCCTTACATGAGCTTTTCTGCCATTGCAGGCAACCCCCTACTGCTCAGCCCCGAGCTTTTGGTGCAAGCAGGCTGGCTAGAGCCAGATAGTTGGCAGGATTTGCCCCAGTGGCCCACGATCCAATCAGGATTTGTCGGTCGGGTGGACTACGAAACCGTGATCCCCTTTAAGCTGGCTCTACTGCATCGAGCCTGGAGACGCTTCAACGAAAAAGCCACCTCCGCAGACTGGGAAGCCTTCCAAGCCTTTTGTGCTGCTGAAGCAGACTGGCTACCGGACTATGCCCTGTTTATGGCTCTCAAGGATGTGTACGAAGGGCAAGAGTGGACAAAATGGGATCCAGCTCTTGTCAAACGGGATCCCTTAGCTTTGCAAGATGCCCGTGATCGTTACGCCGATGCCATTACCGAGCAGATGTTTTGGCAGTACCTGTTTGCCCAACAGTGGGGATCCCTGAAAGCCTATGCCCATCAGCATCAGGTGCAGTTGATGGGGGATCTGCCCATTTACGTCGCCCCCAACAGTGCTGATGTCTGGGCCAACCGGGAGCTGTTTCACCTGGATGAGCAGGGGCAACCGTTGCTGGTGGCAGGGGTGCCTCCCGATTATTTCAGCGCTACCGGGCAGCGCTGGGGCAACCCCCTCTACAACTGGGAGGCGCTCAAGGCGCAGGGCTACGACTGGTGGATCAGGCGGATGCGGGCCATCCTCAACCAGGTAGACTGCGTGCGTATCGACCACTTCCGGGGCTTCGAGAGTTACTGGGCCATTCCGGGGGATGCAGAAACAGCTGTGGAAGGGGAGTGGCAAAAAGGGCCGGGAGCGGATTTCTTTCGGGTGCTAGCAGAAAGGCTAGGGGATATTCCGGTGATCGCAGAAGATCTGGGGGAGATCACGCCGGAGGTGCTGCAACTGCGGGATCAATTTGGCCTGCCCGGGATGAAGATTCTCTTGTTTGCCTTTGGTTCCGGCCCAGACAACCCCTATTTACCCCATGGTTATGAGCGCAACTTTGTCGTCTACACTGGCACCCACGACAACAACACGGCTGTGGGCTGGTTTTACGATCCGGAGCGCTCCGATTGGGAGAAACAAAATGTTCTGCGCTACCTGGGCTGCCAGGGATCCGACGGCATCCATTGGGATCTGATTCGGCTGGCTCTCTCTTCGGTTGCGGATCTGGCGATTATTCCTCTGCAGGATGTGATGGGTTTGGGGGCGGATTCGCGCATGAATTTCCCCGGTACTGCCGAGAACAATTGGGCCTGGCGCTACAGCGAAGAGATGCTACAGGAGGATCTGATTCATCGGCTGGCAGCAATGAGCGTCACCTATGGGCGCATCTCTCCTCAGGAGCTGGATCACCGGCGAGAAACCCTGGCCCAAGAACGAGCAGCACTGGGTTCAGTGTCGGATCCCGCCTAG
- the larB gene encoding nickel pincer cofactor biosynthesis protein LarB, translated as MNEPSISPTSEHALQELLQAVAQGRLSPEQALQAYRFLPFEPVGDFARVDHHRSLRTGFPEAVWGPGKTPEQIAQIMEQLHQQGSLALATRIEASVHAQIAQRLPQVHYSPMARLCWLPRTQELAYPGQLSVISAGTADLPVAEEAALTAELSGFQVKRLWDVGVAGIHRLLQNRQALQADVLIVVAGMEGALASVVAGLANCPVIAVPTSIGYGASFQGLAALLTMLNSCAAGVGVVNIDNGFGAAILAGQILRCGQQMATRLRPATADKD; from the coding sequence TTGAACGAACCCTCCATTTCCCCCACTTCTGAACATGCGCTACAGGAGCTGCTGCAGGCGGTAGCCCAAGGCAGACTTTCTCCAGAACAAGCCCTACAAGCCTATCGCTTCCTACCCTTCGAGCCGGTGGGAGACTTCGCCCGTGTGGATCATCACCGTTCCCTGCGCACCGGTTTTCCCGAAGCAGTGTGGGGGCCAGGCAAGACCCCGGAACAGATCGCCCAGATTATGGAGCAGTTACACCAGCAGGGATCCCTAGCCTTGGCCACTCGCATTGAAGCCTCGGTGCATGCCCAGATCGCCCAACGGTTGCCGCAGGTGCATTACTCCCCCATGGCCCGTCTCTGTTGGCTCCCGCGTACCCAGGAGCTGGCTTATCCCGGCCAGTTAAGTGTGATCTCCGCCGGTACCGCCGATCTGCCAGTGGCCGAAGAAGCCGCCCTCACCGCCGAATTGTCTGGATTTCAGGTGAAACGCCTCTGGGATGTGGGGGTAGCCGGGATCCATCGGTTGCTGCAGAATCGACAAGCGCTCCAGGCGGATGTGCTGATCGTGGTAGCTGGCATGGAAGGAGCCCTGGCCAGTGTGGTGGCGGGTTTAGCCAATTGTCCGGTGATCGCTGTACCTACTAGTATCGGCTACGGAGCGAGTTTTCAAGGGTTAGCCGCCTTGCTCACCATGCTCAATTCCTGTGCGGCAGGGGTCGGGGTAGTGAATATCGACAACGGCTTTGGGGCTGCGATCTTGGCGGGGCAGATCCTGCGCTGTGGGCAGCAGATGGCCACCCGGCTCCGCCCTGCCACTGCCGACAAAGACTGA
- a CDS encoding universal stress protein: MFKNLLIATDRQDGLQRFGKCLKDLHSGGIERIAFVHSIIWQDDSIGIPEDITPEIQAQQAELRELLSDIPAGLEVKTWVQVSKPVDLILKGIQQYGSDLLITGMDTHNLLAEKLFGSTTIGLLPKLKIPVMVMRPQLIATFTLEELRLRSRHLFRCILVPFDFEEPRQQLLTHLSRLLSGTPQCQTVTLLYVIDPSARRNQGSDLEVLKRKAEADLNQVIEPLIKQVDPVQLRILVRVGSPLKEILATAADEDMTAIATASPNVGGFWEWSVRSLTGEILRRSWHPVLFFPRGALAK, from the coding sequence ATGTTCAAGAACCTGTTAATTGCCACCGATCGCCAAGATGGTTTGCAGCGCTTTGGCAAGTGCCTGAAAGACTTGCACAGCGGTGGCATTGAGCGCATTGCCTTTGTTCACAGCATCATCTGGCAAGATGACAGCATTGGCATCCCTGAAGATATCACCCCTGAAATACAGGCTCAGCAGGCGGAGTTGCGGGAGCTGTTGAGCGATATTCCGGCGGGGTTGGAAGTTAAGACATGGGTGCAGGTGAGCAAGCCCGTAGATCTGATCCTGAAAGGGATCCAGCAATATGGCTCTGATCTGCTGATTACCGGCATGGATACCCACAACTTACTGGCCGAAAAATTGTTCGGCAGCACCACCATCGGCCTGTTGCCGAAGCTGAAGATCCCGGTGATGGTAATGCGCCCACAGCTGATCGCCACCTTTACCCTAGAGGAATTGCGCCTGCGTAGCCGCCACCTGTTTCGCTGTATCTTGGTGCCCTTCGACTTTGAAGAACCACGCCAACAATTGTTGACTCATCTCAGTCGCCTGTTGTCCGGTACCCCGCAGTGCCAGACTGTGACCTTGCTCTATGTCATCGATCCCAGCGCCCGCCGTAACCAGGGATCCGACCTAGAGGTGCTCAAACGCAAAGCCGAGGCGGATCTGAACCAGGTGATCGAACCGCTGATCAAGCAGGTTGATCCGGTGCAGCTACGCATTTTGGTGCGGGTTGGATCCCCCCTGAAAGAGATCCTGGCCACTGCTGCCGACGAGGATATGACCGCCATTGCCACTGCCTCTCCCAATGTGGGGGGCTTTTGGGAATGGTCGGTGCGCAGCTTGACTGGCGAAATTCTGCGGCGTAGCTGGCATCCGGTGTTGTTTTTCCCTCGCGGGGCTTTGGCAAAATAG
- the dnaB gene encoding replicative DNA helicase translates to MAGFFCLSWLAVISDYDLTGGDRLPPQNVEAEEEILGGILLDPDALVRVSELLRPEMFYTSAHQEIYRAALQLHSQGQPTDLMTVSAWLADHHLLERVGGTGAIRRLLEQTVSSINIDQYARLVLDKYMRRQLIQVSNTLARLAYDTSQPLPQVMDQAEQQVFGLTQERVQRSLIPASEVLVNIFSDLEEKFQSGAQIPGIPTKFIDLDNLTQGLQRSDLLILAGRPSMGKTSLALNVAQNVAAYSKQPVAVFSLEMSREQLVQRLLASEARIDSSRLRSGRISENEWQRLGQAIGFLSQLPLFIDDTPDCTVTEIRSKARRLQAEQGGTLGMVLIDYLQLMQGSASDNRVQELSRITRGLKALAKELMVPVVVLSQLSRAVESRSDKRPQLADLRESGCLAGETEVLDVDRGKVWRLEQLASVAQPEALPRLLSLNSRGRLVPQKPVKVFCSGEQRTCALKTRLNLSIQATGNHPFFTQQGWKVLDDLQLEEEVAVVLQEELVWDPVVSISELGDPQPVYDIEMPRHHNFVANGLLVHNSIEQDADLVMMLYRPEYYDPNTSDRGIAEVIIAKHRNGPTGTVRLLFENQYTQFRNLADPNR, encoded by the coding sequence GTGGCTGGGTTCTTTTGTCTATCCTGGCTTGCGGTGATCAGCGATTACGACCTGACCGGAGGGGATCGGCTTCCTCCCCAGAATGTCGAGGCCGAGGAGGAGATCCTGGGTGGCATCCTCCTGGATCCGGATGCGCTGGTACGGGTCTCGGAGCTGCTGCGCCCGGAAATGTTCTATACTTCCGCCCACCAGGAAATTTATCGAGCTGCCCTACAGCTGCACAGTCAGGGGCAACCTACGGATTTGATGACCGTCTCCGCTTGGTTGGCGGATCACCATTTATTGGAGCGAGTGGGCGGTACTGGGGCAATCCGTCGTCTACTGGAGCAAACCGTCAGCAGCATCAACATCGACCAGTACGCCCGCTTGGTGCTGGACAAATACATGCGCCGCCAGTTGATCCAGGTGAGCAATACCCTGGCCCGTTTGGCCTACGACACCAGCCAGCCCCTGCCCCAGGTGATGGATCAAGCTGAGCAGCAGGTGTTTGGCCTTACCCAAGAGCGAGTGCAGCGCAGCCTTATCCCCGCTTCCGAGGTTTTGGTCAATATCTTCTCGGATCTAGAAGAGAAGTTTCAGAGTGGGGCTCAGATCCCAGGGATCCCGACCAAATTCATCGACTTGGACAACCTGACCCAGGGTTTACAACGGTCTGATCTGTTGATTTTAGCAGGGCGTCCTTCCATGGGAAAGACCAGCTTGGCCCTCAACGTTGCCCAAAATGTGGCTGCTTATTCCAAGCAGCCGGTTGCCGTCTTCAGTTTAGAGATGTCTCGGGAGCAACTGGTGCAGCGTCTTTTGGCCAGCGAAGCCCGCATCGATAGCAGCCGCCTGCGGTCTGGGCGCATTAGCGAAAACGAGTGGCAACGATTGGGACAGGCGATCGGCTTTTTGTCGCAATTGCCCCTTTTCATCGACGACACCCCCGATTGTACTGTCACGGAAATTCGATCCAAGGCGCGGCGTTTGCAAGCGGAGCAGGGAGGAACCTTGGGGATGGTGTTGATCGACTATTTGCAACTGATGCAGGGATCCGCCTCCGACAACCGAGTGCAGGAGCTATCGCGCATTACCCGTGGGCTAAAGGCCCTGGCCAAAGAGCTGATGGTGCCGGTGGTGGTGCTTTCGCAACTGAGTCGGGCGGTGGAATCTCGCTCCGACAAACGTCCGCAACTGGCGGATCTGCGGGAATCCGGCTGCTTGGCTGGGGAGACTGAAGTGCTGGATGTGGATCGGGGCAAAGTGTGGCGACTGGAGCAACTGGCCTCTGTCGCCCAGCCAGAGGCGCTACCTCGTCTGCTCAGCTTGAATAGCCGTGGTCGCCTTGTGCCCCAAAAGCCCGTCAAAGTGTTTTGCAGCGGCGAGCAACGCACCTGTGCCCTGAAAACCCGTCTCAATCTTTCCATTCAGGCGACTGGGAACCACCCATTTTTCACGCAGCAGGGCTGGAAGGTGCTGGATGATCTGCAATTGGAGGAAGAAGTGGCGGTGGTGCTGCAGGAGGAGCTGGTGTGGGATCCGGTGGTCTCGATTAGCGAACTAGGGGATCCACAGCCGGTTTACGACATTGAAATGCCCCGCCATCACAACTTTGTCGCCAATGGTCTGCTGGTTCACAACAGTATTGAACAAGATGCGGATCTGGTGATGATGCTCTACCGACCGGAATACTACGACCCCAACACCAGCGATCGCGGCATTGCGGAAGTGATCATCGCCAAACACCGCAATGGCCCTACCGGCACCGTGCGGCTGCTGTTTGAAAATCAGTACACCCAATTTCGCAACCTAGCAGATCCCAATCGTTGA